One window of the Candidatus Tanganyikabacteria bacterium genome contains the following:
- a CDS encoding PAS domain S-box protein, producing MQGLREPSPGHGLQPADVGMGVLFYQGRDAVVVADAASGKIVLWNPAAERLFGYSADEAVGADIALLVPPRLLAAHRGGLARYVATGHGPLIDSHQPFELPAVRKDGSELAVEMTLAPLPASLVPGRLVFAVIRDVTARKQAEQEAGRLNAEKVAALEAADRLKDEFLSVISHELRTPLGFITGFASILEDEVPGPLTPEQLSYVKRILAGADRMLGLVDNLLDMGKMAAGKFRIAPAPVAYDSVVAEALEPLEEIAAGRGIALEADVAVPEEVSIDGRRIGQVVSNLVDNALKYSRVGSAVRVKAFRRGRTVVTEVSDQGAGIALADVPKLFRPFGQLDSGSSRVHGGTGLGLSICKAIVEAHGGEIGVRSTPGQGSTFWFTLPV from the coding sequence TTGCAGGGTCTCCGCGAACCGTCGCCCGGGCACGGGCTCCAGCCCGCCGACGTGGGCATGGGCGTCTTGTTCTACCAGGGCCGGGACGCCGTGGTCGTCGCGGATGCGGCGAGCGGGAAGATCGTCCTGTGGAACCCCGCCGCCGAGCGCCTCTTCGGGTACAGCGCCGACGAGGCGGTCGGCGCCGACATCGCCCTCCTGGTCCCGCCGCGCCTGCTGGCGGCCCATCGCGGCGGTCTGGCGCGTTACGTCGCGACCGGCCATGGGCCGCTGATCGACTCCCACCAGCCCTTCGAGCTGCCGGCAGTGCGCAAGGACGGTAGCGAGCTAGCCGTCGAGATGACGCTGGCCCCCCTGCCGGCCTCTCTCGTGCCGGGAAGATTGGTGTTCGCGGTGATCCGGGACGTCACCGCGCGCAAGCAGGCCGAGCAGGAGGCCGGGCGACTGAACGCCGAGAAGGTCGCAGCGCTGGAAGCGGCCGATCGCCTCAAGGACGAGTTCCTCTCGGTCATCAGCCACGAGCTGCGCACGCCGCTGGGGTTCATCACGGGCTTCGCGAGCATCCTGGAAGACGAGGTTCCCGGGCCGCTCACGCCCGAGCAGCTATCGTACGTCAAGCGGATTCTGGCCGGGGCCGACCGGATGCTCGGCCTGGTGGACAACCTCCTGGACATGGGCAAGATGGCGGCCGGCAAGTTTCGCATCGCGCCGGCGCCCGTTGCCTACGACAGCGTGGTCGCCGAGGCCCTCGAGCCGCTCGAGGAGATCGCGGCCGGCCGGGGCATCGCCCTGGAGGCCGACGTCGCGGTGCCGGAGGAGGTTTCCATCGACGGACGCCGCATCGGCCAGGTCGTTTCCAACCTGGTGGACAACGCGCTGAAGTACTCCCGGGTCGGCAGCGCCGTCCGTGTCAAGGCGTTCCGGCGCGGCCGGACCGTGGTGACCGAGGTGAGCGACCAGGGCGCCGGCATCGCCCTCGCCGATGTCCCGAAGCTCTTCCGCCCCTTCGGGCAGCTCGATTCGGGCTCGTCGCGGGTCCACGGCGGGACGGGCCTGGGGCTGTCCATCTGCAAGGCGATCGTAGAGGCGCACGGCGGGGAAATCGGCGTGCGGAGCACGCCGGGGCAGGGCAGCACCTTCTGGTTCACGCTGCCTGTGTGA
- a CDS encoding nucleotidyltransferase family protein, producing the protein MPAPTTNWRGGTLGPSGRLVVTLQGVEGSNGYSLKQEDLQVPAAVQIDHGCIAEFCHRWGVAELALFGSVLRDDFGPDSDVDVLVEFKPGTEIGLLAFSRMQRELASILGRPVDLVTKSGLKPRIREAVLSSAEVVFAAGRPARSRRLAPGPPAGRRHPP; encoded by the coding sequence ATGCCCGCACCCACAACGAATTGGCGCGGCGGGACACTGGGGCCGTCGGGGCGGCTGGTCGTTACTCTTCAAGGAGTCGAGGGCTCCAACGGGTATTCTTTGAAACAGGAGGATCTTCAAGTGCCTGCCGCCGTCCAGATCGACCACGGCTGTATCGCCGAGTTCTGCCACCGCTGGGGGGTGGCCGAGCTCGCACTTTTCGGTTCGGTGCTCAGGGACGACTTCGGACCGGACTCGGACGTGGACGTCCTCGTCGAATTCAAGCCCGGCACCGAGATAGGCCTGCTGGCTTTTTCGCGCATGCAGCGCGAACTGGCATCCATCCTGGGTCGGCCGGTAGATCTGGTTACCAAGTCCGGGCTGAAGCCGAGGATCCGGGAAGCCGTCCTTTCGTCTGCCGAGGTCGTGTTTGCGGCCGGCCGGCCGGCTAGAAGTCGAAGACTAGCTCCAGGGCCGCCCGCAGGCCGGCGGCATCCACCGTGA